The following nucleotide sequence is from Ignavibacteriales bacterium.
GTAATTTCCCCGCGGTATCTTTATATCAGGGAAAAGAAATTAAACAGCAAATGCAGGATGTACCCGAAACGAAAGTTGTCATCGAATCAATTTCCCGCCAGGGGAAATAATTACCGGTTGATTTATCGGATCGATCATGAGTAAAGCACCGTCAGAGCGATTGAGTCTCAGCGATCTTGAAAAATTGTTCCGTCAGAAACAATTTGCCCCGATCTATTATTTTTGGGGTGAAGAAGATCTGTTGATCAAACAGGCAATCGATCTGATAATAAAATATTCTCTCGACGAATCGATAAAAAGTTTCAACCTCGATATAGTCGGGCAAGAAAAAGTGGATGCTAAAGATATTGTTTCTTTGGCATCCGCTTTCCCGATGATGGCAGATCGCCGTGTTGTTATTATCAAAAATCTCGGATTGGTTGAAAATCAGGAACTTCTGCTGTCGATTATTGATAAGCCGGTGCAATCCACAATTCTTGCAATCGCGGGTGAAAAGCTTGATATGCGGTTGAAGCTTTCCAAAGCCATTCAAACGAACGGGGTTGTTGTAGAGTTCAGGCAATTGTACGATAACGAAATCCCAATTTGGATCAACAAGAAAATATCTGAGCGGGGCAAATCTGCCAACATGGATGCCTGCAATCTGATTCAAACACATGTCGGCAGATCACTGAGGGAAATTCAAAACGAGATAGATAAGCTGTTCATTTATGTCGGGACGAAACCAACGATAGATTCTGATGATGTCAGCGCGGTTGTAGGTGTATCAAAAAAATATAACATCTTCGAGCTCCAAAAAGCGGTGGGAAGAAAAGATATCGCAACCAGTTTAGAAATTTCCGAAAAAATGCTCGATGCCGGCGAATATCCGGTCGGGATGATCGTTATGCTCACGAAATATTTCGAGCGGTTATGGACGATTCGCGATTTTATTGAAGGCAAGATGAATAAAGATGAATTGATTAAAACCCTCCGAATGAATCCGAGACAGTTACCTTTTTTGGAGGAAGATATTAAGATTGCGCGTTCATTTTCATCATCCGAGATTGAGCGGTGTTTCGCGATATTGCTTGATGTGGATGAGAAATTAAAAAGTACCGACACGAATCCGAAATTGTTATTCACGATAATGTTGTATAATTTCATCAATAGTAAAATGCTGCTTAGATGATCTAAGCAAAAGCATTCTAAATCATTAATGGAAGTTAAAGATGCCGTTGAACGATAATACAAACGAGGAAGATCTCGAATCCGAGAAACCGGTATATCAGCCGATACTTCATAAGCCGGAAAAAGATTATAGCTTAATAAAAAATATTGTCATCGGAGTGGGGATTGTTGCGATAATAGTTGCTGTTATTTTTTTCACATATCAGCAATTGGTGAAAAGCGATACCGAGATTACAAGACAAGAGATATCGTTAAGCGATAACTCTATAAATTCCTCTGTGCCTGATCAATCGATAACCGAACGGAGTGCGCCAACCGTCGATACGATTAAACAGCAAATCAAAGATGAAATAAAAGAATCAGTTCCCGAAGAAACTGGGAAGCAAGAAAAACCTGTAATTGCAAAAGAGGAAGCCAAAGAGCAGATCCATAAAGAAAAACCGGCGGTAGAAAAATCCGGAAGCGATGACGGAGTAGGAAGGTACACAATTTACGTTGCATCGTTCGCAGAAAAAGCAGGCGCGCGTTCAAAGGCGGGCGAGTGGGAGGAAAACGGTTTTGATGCACGTATTTTAGAGGCACGCGGAAGGTACAGGGTAGCTATCGGGCGATTTAAGACCGAAGTTTCCGCGCGGAGATTTGTTTCTGAAAACAGGGAAATTTTCGGAAGCGAGTATTGGGTTTCTAAAACACCGAAGTAGTTTATGTGCGGCTCACCTCCATTTAAGATTCAAATGTGCAGGTGAGTCGCACTTCCTTTCATCATTATATTACCACCCCTTTCGTCAGTGTTTTACAAAAAGTTCTTTAATGTCACTCCCGCATGTTTTAAGCGGGAGTCCAGTGCCCAGATATTAACAGAATTCTGGATTCCCGATAGAAGCATTCGGGAATGACATTGCTTTTTGATTTTTAGACAGCCTTAGTGATGGGAGGTCAAATTCAAA
It contains:
- the holA gene encoding DNA polymerase III subunit delta yields the protein MSKAPSERLSLSDLEKLFRQKQFAPIYYFWGEEDLLIKQAIDLIIKYSLDESIKSFNLDIVGQEKVDAKDIVSLASAFPMMADRRVVIIKNLGLVENQELLLSIIDKPVQSTILAIAGEKLDMRLKLSKAIQTNGVVVEFRQLYDNEIPIWINKKISERGKSANMDACNLIQTHVGRSLREIQNEIDKLFIYVGTKPTIDSDDVSAVVGVSKKYNIFELQKAVGRKDIATSLEISEKMLDAGEYPVGMIVMLTKYFERLWTIRDFIEGKMNKDELIKTLRMNPRQLPFLEEDIKIARSFSSSEIERCFAILLDVDEKLKSTDTNPKLLFTIMLYNFINSKMLLR
- a CDS encoding SPOR domain-containing protein; the protein is MPLNDNTNEEDLESEKPVYQPILHKPEKDYSLIKNIVIGVGIVAIIVAVIFFTYQQLVKSDTEITRQEISLSDNSINSSVPDQSITERSAPTVDTIKQQIKDEIKESVPEETGKQEKPVIAKEEAKEQIHKEKPAVEKSGSDDGVGRYTIYVASFAEKAGARSKAGEWEENGFDARILEARGRYRVAIGRFKTEVSARRFVSENREIFGSEYWVSKTPK